Below is a genomic region from Seriola aureovittata isolate HTS-2021-v1 ecotype China chromosome 23, ASM2101889v1, whole genome shotgun sequence.
TGGCACCTTCACTGTAAAATGAATACTTCTGGACAAGAGTAATAGtgacccctccccctccactaGCCTCATCCAAACAGCAGGTTAATGAGTCTATCTGGTGGCAGCGTACACAACATTTGGCTCcagctctcttcttcttcttgctgctgGACCAAAATCCACTGTTGCGTAGTTCAAGTCACCAGAGTGCAGATTCTGTAAATGTAGTGAGTATTTATACTAAGTGATGATGTGACATGTTAAATCATGTGTATTAAAGTCAATGTTTAAACTGGGTTCACCTCTCTCCGTTGTGGgtctttttcttcatcctcacctTAATGACAGAGATAAGACATCTGGTCAGATGAGTCACGTTCAGTGTAAAATCTTTGAGTAGCACTTTGTGATTCGGTGCCTTCATAAGagtttaaaggtcaaaggtcaatgtttTCAATTATCTCTATATCTGCTTGATGGTTTGGcacaaatacctgcaaaacgaATGACTTCCATCCAGTACTCAGGGGAGATTCAGTTAAATGTCATTTCTCAAATGCTACAAGATGTGAAAAATATTCTCAAATACAAAAGATACAGAAGCGTAAGAAAATACCTTTCTGAAGTTTCCTGATTTTAACAACCAGACCAATGATGACCATTACAAGGAAAACAGTCAGACCGCCCAGGATCAGACTCGTCAGCTCTGGTTTTTCATCAGACGTTtctaaaacaaaactcatgaaGTCAGACTATAAACTTTCCATTTGGTGGCTTGAAACCAGGCTAACAATCTGCACAATGAGAGAAATCTTACTCTGAGACTTGCTGTCCACGTCATCATCAGATCGATCACTGCCTTTTAAGGAAATAACGAAAAACGTAACCTTGATCTTATTTTGACAGATCTGCATTATAATcacattttgatatttaaatagCCACTTTTTTTGCACAGGTATAAAACTGTAAACGTATGTTTGCATTGTTAGAAGATGATTTACAGTAATCTTACCTTGAACATGTAAATCTATTACACTGAAAACCAGACGTCCACTTGTGTAAAATCCACAGAAATACAGTCCAGAGTCTGAGAAATCCACTTGTCTGATTTTGAGAAAGACAGTGGAGATGTTGGAGCTCATTTcaaattttccattttcatatcCATCGCAGTATTTAGCCATGGTGCGAGGTCCAGTCAGAACAGAGATACAGCTGACTTTGGTTTTGTTGACCAGTCTTAACCAGAATGTCGGAGGGTCATAATCAAACATTTTGGA
It encodes:
- the LOC130164692 gene encoding uncharacterized protein LOC130164692, which codes for MKTFTLITALLLCSISWISVSVSQYQTVDVQSGGDVTLHCSKMFDYDPPTFWLRLVNKTKVSCISVLTGPRTMAKYCDGYENGKFEMSSNISTVFLKIRQVDFSDSGLYFCGFYTSGRLVFSVIDLHVQGSDRSDDDVDSKSQKTSDEKPELTSLILGGLTVFLVMVIIGLVVKIRKLQKGEDEEKDPQRRENLHSGDLNYATVDFGPAARRRRELEPNVVYAATR